actgttcaaccacccctccaccgtctactgtccatccagccctccacaccacggggtcctgttcaaccacccctccacgggcacccctccaccgtctactgttcatccagccctccacaccacggggtcctgttcaaccacccctccacgggcacccctccaccgtctactgttcatccagccctccaccacaccacggggtcctgttcatccagaggcaacgccaccgctcactgttcatccaacccccctgcaacgctcactgttcatcccagaggcagcatcgatcggcttcagttagcagcagtagcgaaggaatcgctcgatcgggttcagttaacagccatccatcgatcgctcgggttcagtaacgcgtaccctgtagtgcaatcgctcgggttcagttagaacccaacgcctcgctcgggttcagttagagtcaacgcctcgcacacatgcgcgtacgtgtacgagagaaacgcgcatcgctcggcccccgacctcccaccgtaaccgggaactcccgaaattttcctcgccctcgcttctaccacggttttttccgtcatggacggcccaaagaatgtcatgcagctgcgtctccggcccgcccaggacgaaaagcccattttctgtcatgattttttgtcatagaagtaggagcccaccacatctatgatgataccgggttttgtcacaattatcgtcatagaagtgtcatatgtatgagagaaatttttttcgttcggcccaaaatgtcacggatgtgtctttttttgtagtgatctcACACCGCTTCCCTAggaggtaatgtcgccatgtcttcAGGGCATGAACCACTGCTGCTAACTCAAGATCATGAGTAGCATAGTTCTCTTCATGAGGACGTAGCTGTCTGGATAGATATGCAACGACTCTGCCTTCTTGCATAAGAACACCTCCAAGCCCGGCTCTCGACGCATCACAATATATCACAAATTCCTTGTGTATATCTGGTGTGGCCAGAACTGGGGCAGTGGTCAATCTCATCTTAAGTTCCTGGAAGCTTTCTTCGCACTTTGGCGTCCATTCAAACTTTTTGTCCTTCTTCAAGAGCTGGGTCATGGGTTGGGCAATGCTTGAGAATCCTTCAACGAACTTGcggtaatatcccgcgagtccgaGGAAGCTTCTGACTTCCTTCACATTTCTCGGGGTTTGCCATTCAGTCACGGCTTGGATCTTGGTGGGATCCACTGACAATCCTTCGACAGTCAATTTATGACCCAAGAATCCAACCTCATGCacccaaaattcgcacttgctgtAACTTGGCGTACAGTTGGTGCTCTCGAAGCTTGTCTAGGACCATCCTCAAGTGTTGCTCGTGCTCTTCTTCCGTCTTCGAGAAGACAAGAATGTCATCAATGAAGACGACAACAAACTtgtccaaatattccatgaaGACCTTATTCATGAGATACATGAAGTAAGCTGGGGCATTGGTCAATCCAAAGGACATGACCGTGCACTCATACAGGCCGTATCTGGTTACAAATGCCGTCTTGGGAATATCTTGGGGTCTGATTTTCAGCTGGTAGTACCCAGATCTGAGGTCGATCTTGGAGAACACCTTGGCCCCATtgagttgatcaaacagatcttcaatcttgggaagtggatacttgttcttgattgtaaCTTCATTGAGGGAACGATAGTCAATGCATAAGCGGATAGTACTGTCCTTCTTTGCCACAAACAGAACAGGTGATCCCCAAGGGGAGGCACTAGGGCGGATAAATCCCTTCCTCAACTGCTCTTCCAGTTGCTTCTTCAACTCTGCTAACTCTTCTGAtcccattctataaggcttcttatagatgggtcCTGCTCCGGGCATGAGCTCAATAATGAACTCAATGTCTCGGTCAGGAGGCATTCCCGGTAGCTCATCAGGAAAGACATCGGGGTATTCGCATACTACCGGCACTTGCTACAACCCAACTTCAGTCAGACAGTTGACTTGGGTGACTTGGGCAGAAGAGGAGTTGGAGGTAAATTTAACCTTGACTCCTTGGTCATTGGTCACAGCGACTATCCGGTTGGCACAATCTAACAAGCCTTGGTGCTTAATGAGCCAATTCATTCCTAAGATCACGTCCAAGCCTTGTGATCTTAAGACGATAAGAACTGCTAGGAAGTCTACCCCGTTAATGATGATTCTGACTCCCTTACAGCCTACCTTAGCTCTCATCTCTGCTCCGGGGGTTTGTACCACCATAGGGTTATTCAGGGGTGTAGGGGTCATGCCACTTTTTAATGCAAACTCTTGGGTGACAAATGAATGCGTGGCTCCAGAATGAAACAAGACAGTTGCAGGTGCTGAGTTAACAAGGAACGTACCCAGCACGACGTCCGGGTCTTCCTGGGCTTCTTCTGCAGTGACATGATTCACCCGACCCTTGCCATTGTTGGGCGGGTTGCGGGGAGCCTGGTTCCTTGGTGGCATTCCGCGGCCTTGTCCTGGGTTCTGCGCATTGGGGCGCGGGGCATCGGGCTTCTTGTTGGGGCAATACTTAGAATAGTGTCCTGGCTGACCACATCCAAAGCAAGTGACTTGATTGGGGTTGTTGCTCTTGCCGGCATTGTTATTGGGGTTGTTGTAAGCTGGCCTGGGGTTGGCGTACTGCTGAGGCTGATAGTTGGTGCGGGGTGCAGGGGCTCTTGGCTGCTGATAGGTTGGCTTGACCGGGGCTGGCTGCCACGGGCGAGGCTTCTGGTTGCTGGAGCTACCCTTGCTGATCATCTTGCGCTTACGGGTATCATCCATGGCAcgtcgcttgtcctcaagcatgaGTGCCTTGTTCACCAAATCAGGAAAGGTTGGGCAGTCACACACAACAAGTGAGTACTGCAGAGTCTGGTTAAGGCCTTCCATGAAGCGCTCTCTTTTGGCAGCATCAGTGCTGACATCCTCAGGAGCATACCTTGACAGAACACTGAACTTCTGCATGTACTCCTTGACAGTTCTACTTCCTTGCTTCATGGctcggaactcacgcttcttgaTGGCCATGATTCCGAAAGGAATATGGGCCTTGCGGAATTCTGTCTTGAAGTCATTCCAGGTGATGTTTTGCCCAGCATGCATGACCTTGAATCCATCCCACCAAGCTCTGGCAGTTCCCCTGAGACAGTGGGCAGCATATGCCACCCCCTCGCGGTCTTCAGTGCAGTCAACTAGTTCCAACAGATCCTCAATGGTGCGGACCCAGTCGTCTGCATCCAGGGGTTCAGCAGTCTCGATGAAGGTGGGTGGTGCATGCTTCTTGAACTCTGCCAACGTGGAGCGTCCATTGCCGTTCCCCGCCGGCTGGCGATTGACAGCTTGAGCAATCATCTGGAGGGCTGCAATGCTGGCTTGGCGTTCCTCTCGGAAGGCTTGGAGAAGCTGAGCCATGTCCATGTTTGGAGGCGGTGGTGGAGCTTGTCCTTGGGTTTGGTCTTGGCTGGCTCCTGCTCCGGTTTCTTGCTGCTGAGTAGAGGTACCAGTACGTGTTACAACAGGCATCCTGTTGGAGCGGTCAAGGTCTCATGATTGGGAAAGATGAGGGAAAGTAATATAGATGGGATGCCTAGTAAGGGGGTGGGCGTGACACAATTTTAAGTCAAGCAAGGGCCAAACTCATGCATTAAAACCAAATGGGGGATGTAGTTGTTTACAAGTTCCCGAAGGGAAGGTACGACTTCCATCAAAATAAGTTGAAAGCAAACACAACACAACATGGTTTCATTTGAACCATTACATGGACTCGACTTCGCATAAGGGGTACACGACCTATCCTACCTTAAGGGTTACGGACTGGCCTATCCTAGTCCTGAACGGTGTCTAAGTGGTGGAATGCTCGGTCGCGTATTCCGGCTCCTCTGGGTCTTCCTCCTCATCTTCATCTGTCTCAGTATCTTCGTCACTTGAGGGAGTGGGGGAGTGGAGGAGCTAAACACGGTGCTGCTTCGCCGGTGGCACCATGAAGAGGTTGCAATATTCCTTCGCCGTCATACGGCGTGGCCGAGATGATCCCTTGGCATGCGTAGCCTGTGGGGGTCGCCCGCCTCGATAGGCAACAACGGGCTGTCCAGGGGGTGCACCATCCTTCTTGATCCTGTCCGCCTTTGTCTAAGCTAGGCGGAGGAGTTCCTTGGTCTCATGGAGTTCCCTCCGAAGCTCCATCGACTCCGAGGCCAAGTGTTGTGCAAGGCTGTCAGCACACAAGCTGAAGTAGGTCTGGAAACAGAGGGGAAGCCCCTCGTCCATGGGTGGAGCTGGTGCGCTGCTCTCGTCATCACCCTCCTTACGATAAGGTAGGTAACGAGTGGCTGGCTCACTTGCCATCTCTGGCAGAAGATCTCGAAGGCGAGTCAGCGCCTTGAGTGCAGCAGTCTCAACGGCGAGGAGAAGGGTCGCCATCTGGGGTCCTTCAAAGAACCAGCTTGTCAGAGAGTCGTTCGCCCACACGACTACCTCCACGTGATACTCCTTCTTGGTGTTGTTGACCCAGTGCTCGTGATAGGAGAAGGTGGGGGCTCGAGTGAATTGGCACTTCTTGAGGTTGTCCTCAAGAAGCATGGGAAATCCAGTGGTCAGGAGGTCCTCGGGTACGACGGCCATCTACAAAAGTGGAAGGGGAAGGGTCAATAGAGGAGATATGACCCATGTTTGGGATATTTTTTTAGAAAACGTAGGTATATATGTAATTTTGTAGATAGTCTCACTCTAACTAACATccatgctaactaaggcttcctacagtcaggatggctctgataccagctctgtggggaccccgactcataagtcgtgatcaccgaatgcacgtgcacagtgatcccagagatcaatgctcactgaacacacagaagctgaataacaagagtcttacatccatacataccgtattacacaaattatgaccattatggtcaagtcttacatagataaagccacaagggctgagtaccaaataaacttaagcagcggaaatcttcgtcgataagtagaacccatgccatctgccttaaacctacaggcattctgactgggaaatgtcctagttcgcatgttcgtctccaaagaactcttcttcgaactcctgttattccatgcctggccaattaaataaccagtggcaagccaatgagtactttgaatgtactcgcaagcaacccatgttttggttcaagatacaacaatgcatgatataggtaaaTTTTTGCAGAAATCTAGTTTTTGTTGTgctatgacatgttcaacaaTTGGCAAATCATGCATCATACAATTTCAAGTAACCATAGGGTctggttacagatatcaacataaatggAGTGCGCATCAACCCGactcaatcatgtcaagtcctttgacttgacccaagtagttctCCCCACTTGTCCAAACACACACACTGGTTTATAAACatgtggacgtagcccaagagcggttacccaactgtacttgaccatggacacggctattcgaatagttttacactctgcagaggttgcacactttacccacaagatccggggaactttcgtgtcatccacgacctgcggtacctcaagtacccggggtaagcacccgatcactatctttccctagacgacactaacatagagtccactcgattggtagtaacccctgtgtccaacatttcacatcttaaaattgtggagcctcgctctcatactcatcacataccacaagcacggggtaccaacggtgtgtccggtgccctgtaaaaacagtcatggccgccctacctggcacggccccatcccgagagagcgcaacaacaactctcccatcactaggaatgcgggctccaagctagtatcgacataggtaatcaataatgccctttcccatataagggtagagtggttgcgcatgtaaggttggaataacggtcgcaacttaaaccaatccatTTTGAAAACAACTcacacacttgcctcggtacaccacttcgtcatcaagtggCTACCCAACTCATCATCTCTCCCCCGGGCGTAAGTGGCACCCGATGGGGTTTTTGAAAAGTCTTTTTGGAAATACTTtgtctccatcaccatgcatattccTGCCCCTTTTTGCGTAGCAACTACTTTAGCATCATGTCTACTCCCACCGGCACAACCCAaggaggtagggtcatgcacaatgcaagtatcaacaagGAAGTAACGAAGGCAAACCATCAAAGTGGTTCCACCTCATCATGATTCTGTTGCAACAACAACATGGTGTTATATGTCATGCATAAAaaaaagggtttcatagacatggtcaaagggctgcttgcctggctcaGCAAAGTCTTCTGGGTCTTCAAAGTCTTCTGGTCCAAAT
The Aegilops tauschii subsp. strangulata cultivar AL8/78 chromosome 3, Aet v6.0, whole genome shotgun sequence genome window above contains:
- the LOC141043089 gene encoding uncharacterized protein; amino-acid sequence: MDMAQLLQAFREERQASIAALQMIAQAVNRQPAGNGNGRSTLAEFKKHAPPTFIETAEPLDADDWVRTIEDLLELVDCTEDREGVAYAAHCLRGTARAWWDGFKVMHAGQNITWNDFKTEFRKAHIPFGIMAIKKREFRAMKQGSRTVKEYMQKFSVLSRYAPEDVSTDAAKRERFMEGLNQTLQYSLVVCDCPTFPDLVNKALMLEDKRRAMDDTRKRKMISKGSSSNQKPRPWQPAPVKPTYQQPRAPAPRTNYQPQQYANPRPAYNNPNNNAGKSNNPNQVTCFGCGQPGHYSKYCPNKKPDAPRPNAQNPGQGRGMPPRNQAPRNPPNNGKGRVNHVTAEEAQEDPDVVLGTFLVNSAPATVLFHSGATHSFVTQEFALKSGMTPTPLNNPMVVQTPGAEMRAKIEDLFDQLNGAKVFSKIDLRSGYYQLKIRPQDIPKTAFVTRYGLYECTVMSFGLTNAPAYFMYLMNKVFMEYLDKFVVVFIDDILVFSKTEEEHEQHLRMVLDKLREHQLYAKLQQVRILGA